One Coffea arabica cultivar ET-39 chromosome 5c, Coffea Arabica ET-39 HiFi, whole genome shotgun sequence DNA window includes the following coding sequences:
- the LOC113690096 gene encoding chaperone protein dnaJ 11, chloroplastic: MSFAVNRITICAAVSEASPPALETRTKPGNLYQVLRVKQNASQVEIKTAYRTLAKIYHPDVAPVAAKHPEESLDGCDFIEIHKAYSTLSDPDSRAVYDLTLTIGSQPQPLGVNYSAPGGFRRHAGFYATRRWETDQCW, translated from the coding sequence ATGTCCTTTGCTGTAAATAGGATTACGATTTGCGCAGCTGTATCCGAGGCATCACCGCCGGCGCTGGAGACTAGGACAAAGCCCGGAAATCTCTATCAGGTGCTAAGAGTGAAGCAGAACGCGTCTCAAGTAGAGATCAAGACGGCGTACAGGACACTAGCCAAGATTTATCACCCGGACGTCGCCCCCGTCGCGGCTAAGCACCCGGAGGAGTCCTTGGACGGATGCGATTTCATTGAAATTCACAAGGCTTATTCGACGCTGTCTGATCCGGATTCGAGGGCGGTTTATGACTTGACCTTGACCATTGGGAGCCAACCACAACCGCTGGGGGTTAATTACTCGGCGCCGGGGGGGTTTCGGAGGCATGCCGGGTTTTATGCGACCCGGAGGTGGGAAACGGATCAATGCTGGTAA
- the LOC113691008 gene encoding enhancer of mRNA-decapping protein 4 isoform X2, with the protein MASPGNPNQPGGGPFDMHKFFKPSSPSSAAAAAVVPNPTSSTPTPSSSSPNPQNPNNPNLISGPFPPPSASYPPPTGGAPGGAYSYAPQTSPFHHHPPPQFHHHHHHLPQFSNSGSNPPQLQPDPSSQFTSNLHQQRSMSFPTPPLQPPLSGPLHPQFPQNPGNNNNNVGNSSGSNATNQNPGARLMALLSAPPSTLEIPPQPAMPMPPIQPTNSGGSDFSNPQSLPMMGSGPNVGFPHPGPMRMPSSKLPKGRHLIGDHVVYDIDVRLPGEVQPQLEVTPITKYGSDPGLVLGRQIAVNKTYICYGLKLGAIRVLNINTALRSLLKGLAQRVTDMAFFAEDVHLLASASVDGRVYVWKITEGPDEEDKPQITGKIAIAVQFTGEGESVHPRVCWHCHKQEVLVVGIGRRILKIDTTKVGRVEAYSAEEPLKCPVDKLIDGVQLVGNHDGEITDLSMCQWMTTRLVSASVDGTIKIWEDRKMLPIAVLRPHDGQPVNSVTFLAAPHRPDHIILITGGPLNKEIKIWASASEEGWLLPSDSESWHCIQTLELKSSAEARIEEAFFNQVVALSQAGLLLLANAKKNAIYAVHLDYGPNPTATRMDYVAEFTVTMPILSFTGTSDLLPHGEQIVQVYCVQTQAIQQYALELSQCLPPPLDNAMLDKADSIVSRDALSNDGYVSSELSDSRATEIPLSGSAPKLSIRDIGSENAAPVIHPVSSVSVESVTSQDFVASSMESKPVSLPAVTANADIASIPSPPLPLSPRLSRNLSGLRSPLKSLDPGSSFSDRGGDAKIIEYSVDRQLDAIHPTLSDVPSLDGESRNEESKVLRDDISTTLSHPVQFKHPTHLVTPSEILMANSSSEVNHINEQKSEGELNIQDVVINTDGRNVEVEVKVVGETRFSQNSDIGSHEELHNFVSENKEKSFYSQASDLGIEMARECRALSPETYIVEETRQFDTASGSETPAQPSTTEEEARDSAKDVSGKITDSAIPAPVQQTTASNSKGKKQKGKNNQGSGLSSPSPFNSTDSSNEAGASSTIPSVETVYSQIQAMQESINQLMSMQKDVQKQMNMMVAVPVTKEGRRLEAALGKNTEKAVKANADALWARLQEENAKQEKSSRDRTQQIANLITSCLNKDLPAMVEKAVKKELGAVGQAVGRTITPSIEKAVSTAITEAFQKGVADKAVNQLEKSVNSKLEATVARQIQTQFQTSGKQALQETLKSSLEASVIPAFEMSCRSMFEQVDATFQKGMGEHATAALQQFDSSHSPLALALRDAISSASSMTQTLSSELADGHRKLLALAVAGANSKVTNPLVSQLSNGPLAGLHEKLEAPLDPTKELSRLITERKYEEAFTAALQRSDVFIVSWLCSQGILSMNPLPLSQGVLLSLLQQLSCDVSKETPRKLSWMRDILSAINPTDQVIAVHVRPIFEQVYQILNHHRSLPSTSGADLSSIRLIMHVINSMLMTCK; encoded by the exons ATGGCTTCCCCTGGCAATCCAAATCAACCAGGTGGAGGACCATTTGATATGCATAAATTCTTCAAGCCCTCTTCACCGTcatctgctgctgctgctgctgttgtcCCCAACCCTACATCTTCTACTCCtactccttcttcttcttcccccaATCCCCAAAACCCTAATAACCCTAATTTGATTTCTGGCCCATTCCCACCTCCTTCCGCCTCTTATCCACCTCCTACTGGTGGCGCCCCTGGTGGGGCATACTCCTACGCTCCTCAGACCTCGCCTTTCCACCACCATCCTCCTCCCCAAtttcaccaccaccaccaccatcttCCCCAATTTAGTAACAGTGGTTCTAATCCTCCGCAACTTCAGCCGGATCCCTCCTCTCAGTTTACTAGTAATTTGCACCAGCAGAGGTCCATGTCCTTTCCTACACCCCCGCTTCAGCCTCCTCTTTCTGGCCCTCTCCATCCCCAGTTCCCCCAAAATCCcggtaataataacaataatgttGGCAACAGCAGTGGGAGTAATGCCACTAACCAGAATCCAGGGGCGAGGCTGATGGCTTTGTTGAGTGCTCCGCCTTCTACCCTCGAAATCCCGCCACAACCAGCCATGCCAATGCCTCCCATTCAGCCTACTAACTCTGGGGGATCAGACTTTTCCAACCCCCAAAGTTTGCCCATGATGGGTTCTGGCCCGAATGTGGGTTTTCCCCATCCAGGGCCAATGCGGATGCCGAGCAGTAAGCTGCCAAAGGGGCGGCATTTGATAGGTGATCACGTGGTTTATGACATTGATGTTAGGTTGCCGGGTGAGGTGCAGCCTCAGCTCGAGGTTACTCCAATTACCAAGTATGGTTCAGACCCTGGTCTGGTTCTTGGAAGGCAGATTGCGGTGAATAAGACTTACATTTGCTATGGACTCAAATTAGGAGCCATTCGGGTTCTCAATATCAATACGGCATTGAGATCCTTACTTAAGGGCCTTGCCCAG AGGGTCACAGACATGGCTTTCTTTGCTGAGGATGTTCATCTTTTGGCTAG TGCAAGCGTAGATGGGCGTGTATATGTTTGGAAGATTACTGAAGGTCCAGATGAGGAAGACAAGCCCCAAATTACCGGAAAGATAGCTATTGCAGTTCAGTTCACCGGAGAAGGTGAATCCGTTCATCCACGAGTCTGTTGGCATTGTCATAAGCAA GAAGTTCTTGTTGTTGGCATTGGAAGGCGTATCCTGAAGATTGATACCACAAAGGTCGGAAGAGTTGAAGCATATTCAGCAGAAGAACCACTCAAATGTCCTGTTGATAAGCTGATTGATGGAGTACAACTTGTTGGGAACCATGATGGAGAAATAACCGATCTTTCAATGTGTCAGTGGATGACCACTCGTTTGGTGTCTGCTTCAGTGGATGGCACG ATAAAGATATGGGAAGATCGCAAGATGCTTCCAATTGCTGTGCTGAGGCCACATGATGGTCAGCCGGTTAACTCTGTTACATTCCTTGCTGCCCCACACCGTCCAGATCATATCATACTCATCACAGGG GGTCCCTTAAATAAGGAAATAAAGATATGGGCATCAGCAAGTGAAGAGGGCTGGTTGCTTCCCAGTGATTCTGAATCTTGGCATTGTATTCAGACTTTAGAGTTGAAGAGTTCAGCTGAAGCCCGTATCGAGGAGGCATTCTTTAATCAAGTTGTTGCATTGTCTCAAGCTGGTCTTCTCTTACTagcaaatgccaaaaaaaatgcTATATATGCGGTGCACTTGGATTATGGTCCAAACCCAACAGCAACCCGAATGGATTATGTAGCAGAATTTACTGTCACCATGCCAATATTGAGTTTTACTGGGACTAGTGATTTGCTACCTCATGGTGAACAGATTGTTCAGGTGTATTGCGTCCAGACACAGGCTATTCAGCAGTATGCTCTGGAATTATCCCAATGCTTACCACCCCCATTGGATAATGCAATGCTCGACAAAGCAGACTCTATTGTATCACGTGACGCTCTCAGTAATGATGGATATGTTTCTTCTGAGCTCTCTGATAGCAGAGCAACCGAAATACCTTTATCTGGTTCTGCCCCAAAACTCTCCATACGAGACATTGGTTCTGAGAATGCAGCTCCTGTGATACATCCAGTCAGTTCAGTTTCTGTTGAGTCAGTTACCTCACAGGATTTTGTTGCTTCAAGTATGGAATCTAAACCAGTTTCTTTGCCAGCAGTAACTGCTAATGCTGATATTGCTTCCATCCCATCTCCTCCACTTCCTTTGAGTCCTAGGTTGTCTCGTAACCTATCTGGTTTAAGAAGTCCCTTGAAAAGCTTGGACCCAGGGTCCTCATTTAGCGATCGTGGTGGAGATGCAAAAATCATTGAGTATTCAGTTGACAGGCAATTGGATGCAATTCATCCAACTTTGTCTGATGTTCCTTCATTGGATGGTGAAtctagaaatgaagaaagtaaGGTTCTGCGTGATGATATTTCCACTACTCTCAGTCATCCTGTTCAGTTCAAGCACCCCACTCATCTTGTGACACCTTCTGAGATATTGATGGCCAATTCTTCATCAGAAGTTAACCACATTAATGAGCAGAAAAGCGAGGGTGAATTAAATATTCAAGATGTAGTAATCAACACTGACGGGCGAAATGTCGAAGTGGAGGTTAAGGTTGTGGGTGAAACTAGATTTAGTCAGAATAGTGATATTGGTTCGCATGAAGAACTTCACAATTTTGTATCAGAAAACAAGGAGAAGTCATTTTACTCTCAAGCCTCTGATCTTGGAATAGAGATGGCTCGAGAATGTCGTGCCTTGTCTCCTGAAACTTATATTGTGGAGGAAACTAGACAATTTGACACTGCTAGTGGAAGTGAGACCCCAGCTCAACCTTCAACTACTGAAGAGGAAGCCCGTGACTCTGCAAAGGATGTATCTGGAAAGATTACCGATTCGGCTATTCCTGCACCTGTTCAACAGACAACAGCATcaaattcaaaaggaaaaaaacaaaaggggaagaaCAATCAAGGATCTGGCCTATCGTCCCCATCACCGTTCAATTCCACTGATTCTTCCAATGAAGCCGGTGCAAGTTCAACTATTCCCTCTGTAGAAACTGTATATTCGCAAATTCAGGCAATGCAAGAGTCGATAAATCAG CTCATGAGTATGCAGAAAGATGTGCAAAAGCAGATGAATATGATGGTTGCCGTCCCTGTTACCAAAGAGGGCAGAAGACTTGAGGCAGCCTTGGGGAAAAACACAGAGAAAGCTGTCAAGGCCAATGCCGATGCACTCTGGGCTCGTCTTCAAGAAGAGAATGCAAAACAAGAAAAGTCATCACGTGACCGCACACAGCAAATTGCAAATCTGATTACTAGTTGTTTGAACAAGGACTTGCCAGCTATGGTGGAGAAGGCTGTTAAAAAGGAATTAGGTGCTGTTGGTCAAGCTGTAGGAAGGACAATTACTCCCAGTATTGAGAAAGCAGTATCTACTGCTATTACAGAAGCTTTCCAG AAAGGAGTTGCTGATAAAGCAGTTAATCAACTCGAGAAGTCAGTCAATTCTAAACTAGAAGCTACTGTTGCTCGGCAAATCCAGACACAATTTCAGACTTCTGGAAAGCAAGCTCTCCAA GAAACCCTCAAATCGAGTTTGGAAGCTTCAGTTATCCCAGCCTTTGAGATGTCTTGCAGGTCCATGTTTGAACAAGTTGATGCTACATTCCAAAAAGGAATGGGTGAGCATGCAACTGCAGCATTGCAACAATTTGATTCATCACATTCTCCATTGGCACTTGCTTTAAGG GATGCTATTAGTTCAGCATCATCAATGACTCAAACTCTGAGCAGTGAGTTGGCTGATGGTCACAGAAAGTTGTTAGCTCTCGCTGTTGCGGGAGCAAATTCAAAAGTTACCAATCCACTTGTTAGTCAGCTCAGCAATGGTCCATTGGCTGGTCTACATGAAAAG CTTGAGGCACCGTTGGATCCTACTAAAGAGCTTTCTAGGCTTATAACTGAACGTAAATATGAGGAGGCTTTCACTGCAGCCCTGCAGAGAAGTGATGTTTTTATTGTTTCGTGGCTGTGCTCCCAG GGGATCTTGTCCATGAATCCTCTACCCTTGAGCCAAGGGGTTCTCCTCTCTCTTTTACAGCAGTTATCATGTGATGTCAGCAAGGAGACGCCAAGAAAATTGTCCTGGATGAGGGATATATTATCTGCCATAAATCCTACTGACCAAGTGATTGCAGTTCATGTGCGTCCTATCTTTGAGCAGGTTTACCAAATATTAAACCATCATCGCAGCCTTCCATCAACTTCAGGTGCTGATCTTTCCAGTATCCGTCTAATCATGCATGTCATCAACTCCATGCTGATGACCTGTAAATGA
- the LOC113691008 gene encoding enhancer of mRNA-decapping protein 4 isoform X1 — MASPGNPNQPGGGPFDMHKFFKPSSPSSAAAAAVVPNPTSSTPTPSSSSPNPQNPNNPNLISGPFPPPSASYPPPTGGAPGGAYSYAPQTSPFHHHPPPQFHHHHHHLPQFSNSGSNPPQLQPDPSSQFTSNLHQQRSMSFPTPPLQPPLSGPLHPQFPQNPGNNNNNVGNSSGSNATNQNPGARLMALLSAPPSTLEIPPQPAMPMPPIQPTNSGGSDFSNPQSLPMMGSGPNVGFPHPGPMRMPSSKLPKGRHLIGDHVVYDIDVRLPGEVQPQLEVTPITKYGSDPGLVLGRQIAVNKTYICYGLKLGAIRVLNINTALRSLLKGLAQRVTDMAFFAEDVHLLASASVDGRVYVWKITEGPDEEDKPQITGKIAIAVQFTGEGESVHPRVCWHCHKQEVLVVGIGRRILKIDTTKVGRVEAYSAEEPLKCPVDKLIDGVQLVGNHDGEITDLSMCQWMTTRLVSASVDGTIKIWEDRKMLPIAVLRPHDGQPVNSVTFLAAPHRPDHIILITGGPLNKEIKIWASASEEGWLLPSDSESWHCIQTLELKSSAEARIEEAFFNQVVALSQAGLLLLANAKKNAIYAVHLDYGPNPTATRMDYVAEFTVTMPILSFTGTSDLLPHGEQIVQVYCVQTQAIQQYALELSQCLPPPLDNAMLDKADSIVSRDALSNDGYVSSELSDSRATEIPLSGSAPKLSIRDIGSENAAPVIHPVSSVSVESVTSQDFVASSMESKPVSLPAVTANADIASIPSPPLPLSPRLSRNLSGLRSPLKSLDPGSSFSDRGGDAKIIEYSVDRQLDAIHPTLSDVPSLDGESRNEESKVLRDDISTTLSHPVQFKHPTHLVTPSEILMANSSSEVNHINEQKSEGELNIQDVVINTDGRNVEVEVKVVGETRFSQNSDIGSHEELHNFVSENKEKSFYSQASDLGIEMARECRALSPETYIVEETRQFDTASGSETPAQPSTTEEEARDSAKDVSGKITDSAIPAPVQQTTASNSKGKKQKGKNNQGSGLSSPSPFNSTDSSNEAGASSTIPSVETVYSQIQAMQESINQLMSMQKDVQKQMNMMVAVPVTKEGRRLEAALGKNTEKAVKANADALWARLQEENAKQEKSSRDRTQQIANLITSCLNKDLPAMVEKAVKKELGAVGQAVGRTITPSIEKAVSTAITEAFQKGVADKAVNQLEKSVNSKLEATVARQIQTQFQTSGKQALQETLKSSLEASVIPAFEMSCRSMFEQVDATFQKGMGEHATAALQQFDSSHSPLALALRDAISSASSMTQTLSSELADGHRKLLALAVAGANSKVTNPLVSQLSNGPLAGLHEKLEAPLDPTKELSRLITERKYEEAFTAALQRSDVFIVSWLCSQVDLQGILSMNPLPLSQGVLLSLLQQLSCDVSKETPRKLSWMRDILSAINPTDQVIAVHVRPIFEQVYQILNHHRSLPSTSGADLSSIRLIMHVINSMLMTCK; from the exons ATGGCTTCCCCTGGCAATCCAAATCAACCAGGTGGAGGACCATTTGATATGCATAAATTCTTCAAGCCCTCTTCACCGTcatctgctgctgctgctgctgttgtcCCCAACCCTACATCTTCTACTCCtactccttcttcttcttcccccaATCCCCAAAACCCTAATAACCCTAATTTGATTTCTGGCCCATTCCCACCTCCTTCCGCCTCTTATCCACCTCCTACTGGTGGCGCCCCTGGTGGGGCATACTCCTACGCTCCTCAGACCTCGCCTTTCCACCACCATCCTCCTCCCCAAtttcaccaccaccaccaccatcttCCCCAATTTAGTAACAGTGGTTCTAATCCTCCGCAACTTCAGCCGGATCCCTCCTCTCAGTTTACTAGTAATTTGCACCAGCAGAGGTCCATGTCCTTTCCTACACCCCCGCTTCAGCCTCCTCTTTCTGGCCCTCTCCATCCCCAGTTCCCCCAAAATCCcggtaataataacaataatgttGGCAACAGCAGTGGGAGTAATGCCACTAACCAGAATCCAGGGGCGAGGCTGATGGCTTTGTTGAGTGCTCCGCCTTCTACCCTCGAAATCCCGCCACAACCAGCCATGCCAATGCCTCCCATTCAGCCTACTAACTCTGGGGGATCAGACTTTTCCAACCCCCAAAGTTTGCCCATGATGGGTTCTGGCCCGAATGTGGGTTTTCCCCATCCAGGGCCAATGCGGATGCCGAGCAGTAAGCTGCCAAAGGGGCGGCATTTGATAGGTGATCACGTGGTTTATGACATTGATGTTAGGTTGCCGGGTGAGGTGCAGCCTCAGCTCGAGGTTACTCCAATTACCAAGTATGGTTCAGACCCTGGTCTGGTTCTTGGAAGGCAGATTGCGGTGAATAAGACTTACATTTGCTATGGACTCAAATTAGGAGCCATTCGGGTTCTCAATATCAATACGGCATTGAGATCCTTACTTAAGGGCCTTGCCCAG AGGGTCACAGACATGGCTTTCTTTGCTGAGGATGTTCATCTTTTGGCTAG TGCAAGCGTAGATGGGCGTGTATATGTTTGGAAGATTACTGAAGGTCCAGATGAGGAAGACAAGCCCCAAATTACCGGAAAGATAGCTATTGCAGTTCAGTTCACCGGAGAAGGTGAATCCGTTCATCCACGAGTCTGTTGGCATTGTCATAAGCAA GAAGTTCTTGTTGTTGGCATTGGAAGGCGTATCCTGAAGATTGATACCACAAAGGTCGGAAGAGTTGAAGCATATTCAGCAGAAGAACCACTCAAATGTCCTGTTGATAAGCTGATTGATGGAGTACAACTTGTTGGGAACCATGATGGAGAAATAACCGATCTTTCAATGTGTCAGTGGATGACCACTCGTTTGGTGTCTGCTTCAGTGGATGGCACG ATAAAGATATGGGAAGATCGCAAGATGCTTCCAATTGCTGTGCTGAGGCCACATGATGGTCAGCCGGTTAACTCTGTTACATTCCTTGCTGCCCCACACCGTCCAGATCATATCATACTCATCACAGGG GGTCCCTTAAATAAGGAAATAAAGATATGGGCATCAGCAAGTGAAGAGGGCTGGTTGCTTCCCAGTGATTCTGAATCTTGGCATTGTATTCAGACTTTAGAGTTGAAGAGTTCAGCTGAAGCCCGTATCGAGGAGGCATTCTTTAATCAAGTTGTTGCATTGTCTCAAGCTGGTCTTCTCTTACTagcaaatgccaaaaaaaatgcTATATATGCGGTGCACTTGGATTATGGTCCAAACCCAACAGCAACCCGAATGGATTATGTAGCAGAATTTACTGTCACCATGCCAATATTGAGTTTTACTGGGACTAGTGATTTGCTACCTCATGGTGAACAGATTGTTCAGGTGTATTGCGTCCAGACACAGGCTATTCAGCAGTATGCTCTGGAATTATCCCAATGCTTACCACCCCCATTGGATAATGCAATGCTCGACAAAGCAGACTCTATTGTATCACGTGACGCTCTCAGTAATGATGGATATGTTTCTTCTGAGCTCTCTGATAGCAGAGCAACCGAAATACCTTTATCTGGTTCTGCCCCAAAACTCTCCATACGAGACATTGGTTCTGAGAATGCAGCTCCTGTGATACATCCAGTCAGTTCAGTTTCTGTTGAGTCAGTTACCTCACAGGATTTTGTTGCTTCAAGTATGGAATCTAAACCAGTTTCTTTGCCAGCAGTAACTGCTAATGCTGATATTGCTTCCATCCCATCTCCTCCACTTCCTTTGAGTCCTAGGTTGTCTCGTAACCTATCTGGTTTAAGAAGTCCCTTGAAAAGCTTGGACCCAGGGTCCTCATTTAGCGATCGTGGTGGAGATGCAAAAATCATTGAGTATTCAGTTGACAGGCAATTGGATGCAATTCATCCAACTTTGTCTGATGTTCCTTCATTGGATGGTGAAtctagaaatgaagaaagtaaGGTTCTGCGTGATGATATTTCCACTACTCTCAGTCATCCTGTTCAGTTCAAGCACCCCACTCATCTTGTGACACCTTCTGAGATATTGATGGCCAATTCTTCATCAGAAGTTAACCACATTAATGAGCAGAAAAGCGAGGGTGAATTAAATATTCAAGATGTAGTAATCAACACTGACGGGCGAAATGTCGAAGTGGAGGTTAAGGTTGTGGGTGAAACTAGATTTAGTCAGAATAGTGATATTGGTTCGCATGAAGAACTTCACAATTTTGTATCAGAAAACAAGGAGAAGTCATTTTACTCTCAAGCCTCTGATCTTGGAATAGAGATGGCTCGAGAATGTCGTGCCTTGTCTCCTGAAACTTATATTGTGGAGGAAACTAGACAATTTGACACTGCTAGTGGAAGTGAGACCCCAGCTCAACCTTCAACTACTGAAGAGGAAGCCCGTGACTCTGCAAAGGATGTATCTGGAAAGATTACCGATTCGGCTATTCCTGCACCTGTTCAACAGACAACAGCATcaaattcaaaaggaaaaaaacaaaaggggaagaaCAATCAAGGATCTGGCCTATCGTCCCCATCACCGTTCAATTCCACTGATTCTTCCAATGAAGCCGGTGCAAGTTCAACTATTCCCTCTGTAGAAACTGTATATTCGCAAATTCAGGCAATGCAAGAGTCGATAAATCAG CTCATGAGTATGCAGAAAGATGTGCAAAAGCAGATGAATATGATGGTTGCCGTCCCTGTTACCAAAGAGGGCAGAAGACTTGAGGCAGCCTTGGGGAAAAACACAGAGAAAGCTGTCAAGGCCAATGCCGATGCACTCTGGGCTCGTCTTCAAGAAGAGAATGCAAAACAAGAAAAGTCATCACGTGACCGCACACAGCAAATTGCAAATCTGATTACTAGTTGTTTGAACAAGGACTTGCCAGCTATGGTGGAGAAGGCTGTTAAAAAGGAATTAGGTGCTGTTGGTCAAGCTGTAGGAAGGACAATTACTCCCAGTATTGAGAAAGCAGTATCTACTGCTATTACAGAAGCTTTCCAG AAAGGAGTTGCTGATAAAGCAGTTAATCAACTCGAGAAGTCAGTCAATTCTAAACTAGAAGCTACTGTTGCTCGGCAAATCCAGACACAATTTCAGACTTCTGGAAAGCAAGCTCTCCAA GAAACCCTCAAATCGAGTTTGGAAGCTTCAGTTATCCCAGCCTTTGAGATGTCTTGCAGGTCCATGTTTGAACAAGTTGATGCTACATTCCAAAAAGGAATGGGTGAGCATGCAACTGCAGCATTGCAACAATTTGATTCATCACATTCTCCATTGGCACTTGCTTTAAGG GATGCTATTAGTTCAGCATCATCAATGACTCAAACTCTGAGCAGTGAGTTGGCTGATGGTCACAGAAAGTTGTTAGCTCTCGCTGTTGCGGGAGCAAATTCAAAAGTTACCAATCCACTTGTTAGTCAGCTCAGCAATGGTCCATTGGCTGGTCTACATGAAAAG CTTGAGGCACCGTTGGATCCTACTAAAGAGCTTTCTAGGCTTATAACTGAACGTAAATATGAGGAGGCTTTCACTGCAGCCCTGCAGAGAAGTGATGTTTTTATTGTTTCGTGGCTGTGCTCCCAG GTTGACTTGCAGGGGATCTTGTCCATGAATCCTCTACCCTTGAGCCAAGGGGTTCTCCTCTCTCTTTTACAGCAGTTATCATGTGATGTCAGCAAGGAGACGCCAAGAAAATTGTCCTGGATGAGGGATATATTATCTGCCATAAATCCTACTGACCAAGTGATTGCAGTTCATGTGCGTCCTATCTTTGAGCAGGTTTACCAAATATTAAACCATCATCGCAGCCTTCCATCAACTTCAGGTGCTGATCTTTCCAGTATCCGTCTAATCATGCATGTCATCAACTCCATGCTGATGACCTGTAAATGA
- the LOC113690070 gene encoding uncharacterized protein, which produces MCCGVRICMFCTCLILAVIVIGFLFGFGVFKHGFHKLEDTLHACDPAAASSCGGSSMKRPFLGFNAPPPY; this is translated from the coding sequence ATGTGTTGTGGGGTCAGAATTTGCATGTTCTGCACATGCCTGATATTGGCGGTGATAGTCATCGGATTCTTGTTTGGATTTGGAGTTTTCAAGCATGGTTTTCACAAGTTGGAGGACACCCTGCATGCCTGTGATCCCGCTGCCGCCTCCTCATGCGGCGGCTCCTCCATGAAGAGGCCCTTCTTAGGCTTCAACGCCCCTCCTCCCTATTAG